A region of Streptomyces sp. NBC_01267 DNA encodes the following proteins:
- a CDS encoding hydroxyacid dehydrogenase, which produces MPSTQLPSAQARPRALFAMGRAHRDVLFPPAVVERLARYVDIDPQFVAEDFADFEGFEDVENFEDFDRVPDLAAVELLITSWGCPPLDHAVLARMPALKAVVHAAGSVKHHVTEACWDRGLLVSTAAAANALPVAEYTVAAVLFANKRVLEISGLYREHRTALDWSAYCPGLGNYRRTVGVVGASLVGRRVLELLRPYDLDLLVADPHLDPLRARSLGARLVDLEEMLAACDVVSLHAPALPETYHLLDARRLSLLRDGATLINTGRGSLIDTEALTTEAASGRIHAVLDVTDPEVLPATSPLYSLPNVLLTPHIAGSLGGELQRITHSALAEIERYCAGREFAHPVTREALTTSA; this is translated from the coding sequence ATGCCATCCACGCAGCTGCCGTCCGCTCAGGCCCGCCCCCGCGCCCTGTTCGCCATGGGCCGCGCACACCGCGACGTACTCTTCCCGCCGGCCGTGGTCGAGCGGCTGGCACGGTACGTCGACATCGACCCGCAGTTCGTCGCCGAGGACTTCGCGGACTTCGAAGGTTTCGAGGACGTCGAGAACTTCGAGGACTTCGACCGGGTACCGGACCTGGCAGCCGTAGAACTCCTCATCACGTCCTGGGGATGTCCCCCGCTCGATCACGCCGTACTGGCCCGCATGCCCGCACTGAAGGCGGTCGTGCACGCTGCGGGAAGCGTCAAACACCATGTGACGGAGGCCTGTTGGGACCGCGGACTCCTCGTCTCCACGGCAGCGGCTGCCAACGCCCTGCCCGTTGCCGAGTACACGGTCGCGGCCGTCCTCTTCGCCAACAAGCGCGTCCTGGAGATCAGCGGGCTCTACCGCGAGCACCGCACCGCGCTGGACTGGTCCGCGTACTGTCCCGGCCTCGGCAACTACCGCAGGACCGTCGGCGTGGTGGGCGCGTCCCTGGTGGGCCGCCGGGTGCTGGAACTCCTGCGCCCCTACGACCTCGACCTGCTGGTGGCCGATCCCCACCTCGACCCCCTGCGGGCCCGGTCGCTGGGGGCCCGGCTCGTCGACCTCGAAGAGATGCTCGCCGCCTGCGACGTCGTCTCCCTGCACGCCCCCGCCCTGCCCGAGACCTACCATCTGCTGGATGCCCGCCGCCTGTCGCTGCTGCGGGACGGGGCCACCCTGATCAACACCGGGCGGGGCTCACTCATCGACACCGAGGCTCTGACCACCGAGGCTGCGTCAGGACGGATTCACGCCGTCCTGGACGTCACCGACCCCGAAGTACTGCCGGCGACTTCACCCCTGTACTCACTCCCGAACGTCCTCCTGACCCCGCACATAGCGGGCTCCCTGGGCGGTGAGCTCCAGCGCATCACCCACAGCGCCCTGGCCGAGATCGAACGCTACTGCGCCGGGCGGGAGTTCGCCCATCCCGTGACCCGCGAGGCGCTGACGACGTCGGCCTGA
- a CDS encoding carbohydrate ABC transporter permease translates to MTTTPSPPTPVEPVAHRSEGRRPGDGPRRPRKRPSALLSRTGVTAMLGLAALYTLLPMLWLVLSSTKSRQDLFATNGFAPGHDFALLGNLRHLFEVDHGIFLRWLVNTVLYAGIGALLATVFSVAAGYAFDKLAFPGKEKLFAFVLLGVMVPGTAMAIPLYLLAAKVGLVNTFWGVFVPGLVFPFGVYLARVFSAAYVPNEVLEAARVDGAGEFKTFCRIALPMISPGFVTIFLFQFTQIWNSFFLPLVMLSNQKLYPVNLGLYVWYSSALSQGHPQDYLLAVVGSLVSVAPLVVLFLMLQRFWKSGMTAGAVK, encoded by the coding sequence ATGACCACAACACCCAGTCCCCCCACGCCCGTTGAGCCCGTGGCCCACCGGAGCGAGGGCAGGCGGCCCGGAGACGGTCCGCGGCGCCCCCGCAAGCGCCCCTCCGCCCTGCTGTCCCGGACCGGCGTCACCGCGATGCTGGGTCTCGCCGCCCTCTACACACTCCTGCCGATGCTCTGGCTGGTCCTGTCGTCCACCAAGAGCCGCCAGGACCTCTTCGCCACGAACGGCTTCGCGCCGGGCCACGACTTCGCGCTCCTCGGCAACCTCAGGCACCTGTTCGAGGTCGACCACGGCATCTTCCTGCGCTGGCTGGTCAACACGGTCCTGTACGCCGGGATCGGCGCGCTGCTGGCCACGGTGTTCAGCGTGGCCGCCGGGTACGCGTTCGACAAGCTGGCCTTTCCCGGCAAGGAGAAGCTCTTCGCCTTCGTCCTGCTGGGTGTGATGGTGCCCGGCACCGCGATGGCCATCCCGCTGTACCTGCTCGCCGCCAAGGTCGGCCTGGTGAACACCTTCTGGGGCGTCTTCGTCCCCGGCCTCGTGTTCCCGTTCGGGGTCTATCTGGCCCGGGTCTTCAGCGCGGCCTACGTCCCCAACGAGGTCCTGGAGGCCGCCCGGGTGGACGGGGCCGGCGAGTTCAAGACCTTCTGCCGCATCGCCCTCCCGATGATCTCGCCCGGCTTCGTGACCATCTTCCTCTTCCAGTTCACCCAGATCTGGAACAGCTTCTTCCTGCCCCTGGTGATGCTGTCCAACCAGAAGCTCTACCCGGTCAACCTCGGGCTGTACGTCTGGTACTCCTCCGCGCTCTCCCAGGGGCACCCGCAGGACTACCTCCTGGCGGTCGTCGGATCGCTGGTGTCCGTGGCTCCCCTGGTCGTTCTCTTCCTGATGCTCCAGCGGTTCTGGAAGTCCGGCATGACCGCCGGCGCCGTCAAGTAG
- a CDS encoding carbohydrate ABC transporter permease, translating to MASPSARAQRRTAALLVAPFFVLFAAVTLAPLVYAGWMSLFTTRTSGLGFGGTESVFAGLDNYTNALSDPAFRNGFLTIAVYVAIYIPVMIGGALVLALLLDSALVRARAFFQLALFLPHAVPGLIAALIWVYLYTPGLSPVIDLLHSGGLDVSFLSADNAVFSTANIAVWEWTGYNMVIFYAALQSVPRETLDAAKIDGAGGIRTALSIKVPMIRPAIALSVLFTVIGSVQLFTEPKVIYSASSSIGSSWTPNMYVQTAAFTHNDFGLAAAASLLIALFAAALSFLVTRFSRSRSQP from the coding sequence ATGGCAAGCCCGTCAGCCCGCGCGCAGCGCCGTACTGCCGCGCTGCTCGTAGCACCGTTTTTCGTCCTCTTCGCCGCTGTCACCCTCGCCCCGCTGGTCTACGCGGGCTGGATGAGCCTGTTCACCACCCGCACCTCCGGCCTCGGTTTCGGCGGCACCGAGAGCGTCTTCGCAGGCCTGGACAACTACACGAACGCCTTGTCGGACCCGGCGTTCCGCAACGGATTCCTCACCATCGCCGTGTACGTCGCCATCTACATCCCGGTGATGATCGGCGGCGCGCTCGTCCTCGCTCTGCTGCTGGACTCGGCGCTGGTCAGGGCGCGGGCCTTCTTCCAGCTGGCCCTGTTCCTCCCGCACGCGGTGCCCGGTCTGATCGCGGCGCTCATCTGGGTCTACCTGTACACCCCGGGGCTGAGCCCGGTGATCGACCTGCTCCACTCCGGAGGCCTGGACGTCAGCTTCCTCTCGGCGGACAACGCGGTGTTCTCCACGGCGAACATCGCTGTCTGGGAGTGGACCGGGTACAACATGGTCATCTTCTACGCCGCCCTCCAGTCGGTGCCGCGCGAGACCCTGGACGCGGCGAAGATCGACGGTGCGGGCGGCATCCGTACCGCCCTGTCGATCAAGGTGCCGATGATCCGCCCGGCCATCGCCCTGTCCGTGCTGTTCACCGTCATCGGCTCGGTCCAGCTCTTCACCGAGCCGAAGGTGATCTACAGCGCCTCCAGCTCGATCGGCAGCAGCTGGACGCCCAACATGTACGTCCAGACCGCCGCCTTCACCCACAACGACTTCGGCCTGGCCGCAGCCGCCTCGCTGCTCATCGCGCTGTTCGCCGCCGCGCTGTCGTTCCTCGTCACCCGGTTCTCGCGCAGCAGGAGTCAGCCGTGA
- a CDS encoding ABC transporter substrate-binding protein codes for MLRRRLTAVVCSVAALGLLVTGCGGSDHAGSAAEKKTGEVTFWSFVKGSDKVAEAFNRTHPGIKVNFESVPSGQEYYSKLTNAVKAGTVPDVAVVEYPQLPEFATQGELESLDKTLGPLVNDHFPKSVSRLVQLGGRTWGVPRDAAPLMLYYRKDFFKKHRIDVPTTWDAYRDMTVRVKKADPKARGGVLFTDNPGLLSALSWQAGSKWFSTQQDAWKVSLDDAPARKVADYWGGLARQGLVQSLSTLDPFWSSVQQNRTVAYVCASWCAGSQQATVADQAGKWAVAPVPTWDGKPASAMYGGSSFVIPKGARNSGAAAEFIKWITTDPAGMKAWVSSGTSSMFPADPRLVPVAKAAFPTDYFGGQDVYAVGSKSYAAVVPGWTWGPVMGTTNTSLVDGLPKVAEGKVTLPDVLAGAQRATVKDIKHRGMRLAP; via the coding sequence ATGCTTCGTAGACGTCTGACAGCTGTCGTCTGTTCCGTCGCGGCACTCGGCCTGCTCGTCACAGGTTGTGGGGGCTCGGACCACGCGGGATCCGCGGCGGAGAAGAAGACCGGAGAGGTCACCTTCTGGTCCTTCGTCAAGGGCTCCGACAAGGTGGCCGAGGCCTTCAACCGGACCCACCCCGGCATCAAGGTGAACTTCGAGTCGGTGCCCTCGGGCCAGGAGTACTACTCCAAGCTCACGAACGCCGTGAAGGCCGGTACCGTCCCGGACGTCGCGGTGGTCGAGTACCCGCAGCTGCCGGAGTTCGCCACGCAGGGCGAGCTGGAGAGCCTGGACAAGACCCTCGGCCCCCTGGTGAACGACCACTTCCCCAAGTCGGTGAGCAGACTGGTCCAGTTGGGGGGCCGGACCTGGGGTGTGCCCCGTGACGCCGCGCCGCTGATGCTGTACTACCGCAAGGACTTCTTCAAGAAGCACCGGATCGATGTCCCCACCACGTGGGACGCCTACCGGGACATGACCGTACGGGTGAAGAAGGCCGACCCGAAGGCGCGTGGCGGAGTCCTGTTCACCGACAACCCGGGACTGCTGAGCGCGCTGTCCTGGCAGGCCGGTTCGAAGTGGTTCTCCACGCAGCAGGACGCCTGGAAGGTATCGCTCGACGACGCTCCCGCCCGGAAGGTGGCCGACTACTGGGGCGGCCTCGCCCGGCAGGGCCTCGTCCAGTCGCTGAGTACGCTCGACCCGTTCTGGTCGAGCGTCCAGCAGAACCGGACCGTCGCCTACGTCTGTGCGAGCTGGTGCGCGGGTTCCCAGCAGGCGACCGTCGCCGACCAGGCGGGCAAGTGGGCGGTGGCGCCGGTCCCGACCTGGGACGGCAAGCCGGCCTCCGCCATGTACGGCGGCTCGTCGTTCGTCATCCCGAAGGGTGCCAGGAACAGCGGCGCCGCTGCGGAGTTCATCAAGTGGATCACCACCGACCCGGCGGGTATGAAGGCATGGGTCTCCTCCGGCACGAGCAGCATGTTCCCGGCCGATCCCCGGCTGGTGCCCGTCGCCAAGGCGGCGTTCCCCACGGACTACTTCGGCGGCCAGGACGTGTACGCCGTGGGCAGCAAGTCCTACGCGGCGGTCGTGCCCGGCTGGACGTGGGGCCCGGTCATGGGGACCACGAACACCTCCCTCGTCGACGGGCTCCCGAAGGTCGCCGAGGGCAAGGTGACGCTTCCCGACGTCCTCGCCGGCGCACAGCGGGCCACCGTCAAGGACATCAAGCACCGCGGTATGCGGCTCGCCCCGTAG
- a CDS encoding substrate-binding domain-containing protein gives MLADERRQAILRAVERQGSGTVTVKELAAEMGVSAVTLRQDVRELAGRGLLTRVHGGARALTPVDTRAAAPASAGAPAAEAPVPVPPPATERYAVGLVVPPGGYYYAEVIRGVQNAARALGVRVVLAVSGESLAENQEQVRQLTAGGIDSLLLMLHPGLSLLGEAEDWLSGLDVPTVLVERRAGLRAGRLEQVASDHAYGAALAVRHLAGLGHDKVALVARAESPNTALLSAGYADAVKVMGLTPGPEYRITTSGDAAPVDARFEEVVRAVEAGEVRAALVHNDIDAIALVGILRTRGMRVPEDLALVTYDDEVAELSEVPLTAVAPPKQAVGSWALDLVVRRMSDPAMPLAEILLRPELRVRASCGADRRTDA, from the coding sequence GTGTTGGCTGACGAGCGGCGGCAGGCGATCCTGCGTGCGGTGGAGCGCCAGGGTTCGGGCACGGTCACGGTCAAGGAGCTGGCGGCGGAGATGGGCGTCTCCGCCGTCACCTTGCGGCAGGACGTACGGGAGCTGGCGGGCCGGGGGCTGCTGACCCGGGTGCACGGCGGTGCGAGGGCCCTGACCCCGGTCGACACCAGGGCCGCCGCCCCCGCGTCCGCAGGCGCACCCGCGGCCGAGGCTCCGGTCCCCGTCCCGCCGCCCGCGACAGAGCGGTACGCCGTCGGGCTGGTGGTCCCGCCGGGCGGCTACTACTACGCGGAGGTGATCCGCGGCGTCCAGAACGCGGCCCGTGCGCTCGGCGTACGGGTCGTGCTGGCCGTTTCCGGGGAGTCGCTGGCGGAGAACCAGGAGCAGGTACGCCAGCTCACGGCCGGTGGCATCGACAGCCTGCTGTTGATGCTGCACCCGGGCCTGAGCCTGCTGGGCGAGGCCGAGGACTGGCTGAGCGGCCTCGATGTACCGACGGTCCTGGTGGAGCGCCGGGCGGGACTCCGGGCCGGCCGGCTGGAGCAGGTGGCCTCCGACCACGCCTACGGCGCGGCCCTGGCGGTGCGCCACCTCGCCGGGCTCGGGCACGACAAGGTGGCCCTGGTCGCCAGGGCCGAGAGCCCCAACACGGCACTTCTCAGCGCTGGTTACGCCGATGCCGTGAAGGTCATGGGGCTGACGCCGGGGCCCGAGTACCGCATCACCACCAGCGGTGACGCGGCTCCGGTCGACGCGCGCTTCGAGGAGGTGGTCCGGGCCGTGGAAGCCGGTGAGGTCCGGGCCGCACTGGTGCACAACGACATCGACGCCATCGCCCTCGTCGGCATCCTGCGCACCCGGGGCATGCGGGTGCCGGAGGATCTGGCCCTGGTCACGTATGACGACGAGGTCGCCGAGCTGAGCGAGGTCCCCCTCACCGCGGTGGCTCCCCCCAAGCAGGCGGTGGGGTCGTGGGCCCTCGATCTGGTGGTACGCCGGATGTCCGACCCCGCCATGCCGCTGGCCGAGATCCTGCTCCGCCCGGAACTGCGGGTACGGGCGTCCTGTGGCGCCGACCGCCGGACCGACGCCTGA
- a CDS encoding heparin lyase I family protein: protein MTKLRKVSTALGAGALLVPFLLSQAHGADAERTSPVRSVAAQSAKEVLHVDYESGTLDSGVKGLTTTHATAPDASGVVRPGNGSAYAVQHKVTLGDPGYESNGAPRSETATDLLTNGQFVVGDVQRYEFSVLLKDWQPYKSGDSETGDIVFQGKYAGGNVPAFYLMAKRNAMAFRSPHLNRQTTVVPDFRPYVNKWMKFRVDARWTTDETGYFKVSVQLPGQSDYTSAASYENVRTYQPENPAEHGYIKWGLYRPSETLGDGDVPTRIVQHDDIRIFDLS, encoded by the coding sequence CTGCTGGTTCCGTTCCTGCTGTCCCAAGCCCATGGAGCCGATGCGGAAAGGACCTCGCCCGTCAGGTCGGTGGCCGCACAGAGCGCCAAGGAAGTCCTGCACGTGGATTACGAGAGCGGCACCCTGGACTCGGGAGTGAAAGGCCTGACCACCACGCACGCCACAGCACCGGACGCTTCCGGCGTCGTGCGGCCGGGAAACGGGAGTGCGTACGCGGTCCAGCACAAGGTGACGCTCGGCGATCCGGGATACGAGTCCAACGGCGCACCGCGCAGCGAGACCGCGACGGACCTGCTGACCAACGGGCAGTTCGTCGTGGGTGACGTGCAGCGCTACGAGTTCAGCGTGCTGCTGAAGGACTGGCAGCCGTACAAGTCGGGCGACAGCGAGACGGGCGACATCGTCTTCCAGGGGAAGTACGCGGGCGGCAACGTCCCGGCGTTCTACCTGATGGCGAAGCGCAATGCGATGGCGTTCCGGTCCCCGCACCTGAACCGGCAGACGACGGTGGTGCCGGACTTCCGCCCCTACGTCAACAAGTGGATGAAGTTCCGCGTGGACGCGCGCTGGACCACTGACGAGACGGGGTACTTCAAGGTCTCCGTGCAGCTTCCGGGGCAGTCCGACTACACGTCGGCCGCCTCGTACGAGAACGTGCGCACCTACCAGCCGGAGAATCCGGCCGAACACGGCTATATCAAGTGGGGTCTCTACCGTCCCTCGGAAACGCTCGGGGACGGTGACGTACCCACGCGGATCGTTCAGCACGACGACATCCGCATTTTCGATCTGTCCTGA